The proteins below are encoded in one region of Pseudomonas putida S13.1.2:
- the estP gene encoding esterase EstP, translating into MRKAPLLRFTFASLALACSQAFAAPSPYSTLIVFGDSLADAGQFPDLSGGTSGLRSTNRDADGNFAPVSPMILGGRLGVTPDDLNPSTSIGIRPDGNNWAVGGYTTQQILDSITTTSKTVIPPGNPGGGQVLREKPGYLANGLRADPNALYYLTGGGNDFLQGLVNSPTDAVAAGARLAASAQALQQGGARYIMVWLLPDLGQTPNFSGTPQQNPLSLLSGAFNQSLLSQLGQIDAEIIPLNVPVLLSEALASPSQFGLAGDQNLVGTCYSGDSCVENPVYGINGTTPDPTKLLFNDSVHPTIAGQQLIADYAYSIISAPWELTLLPEMAHASLRAHQDELRNQWQTPWQAVGQWQAFVAAGAQDLDFDGQRSAASGDGRGYNLTLGGSYRLNDAWRLGLAGGAYRQKLEAGANDSDYKLNSYLASAFAQYRQDRWWADAALTAGHLDYSDLKRTFALGVNERSEKGDTDGEAWAMSGRLGYNLAADSSNWQLAPFISADYARVKVDGYDEKSGRSTALGFDDQERTSRRLGLGLLGSVQVLPGTRLFAEVAQEHEFEDDQQDVTMHLTSLPANDFTLTGYTPHSDLTRASLGVSHEVVAGVHLRGNYNWRKSDELTQQGVSLGVSVDF; encoded by the coding sequence ATGCGAAAAGCCCCGTTATTGCGCTTTACCTTCGCTTCACTGGCCCTGGCCTGCAGCCAGGCGTTCGCCGCACCCTCGCCCTACTCCACCCTGATCGTGTTTGGCGACAGCCTCGCCGATGCTGGGCAGTTTCCCGACCTGAGTGGCGGTACCTCAGGCCTGCGGTCCACCAACCGCGATGCCGACGGCAACTTCGCCCCGGTGTCGCCGATGATCCTCGGTGGCCGACTGGGGGTCACACCAGACGACCTGAACCCATCAACATCGATAGGCATCCGCCCCGATGGCAACAACTGGGCTGTCGGCGGCTATACCACCCAGCAGATCCTGGATTCGATCACGACCACGTCCAAGACCGTCATCCCGCCAGGGAACCCCGGCGGCGGGCAGGTACTGCGAGAAAAACCCGGCTACCTGGCCAACGGCCTGCGCGCTGACCCCAATGCGTTGTACTACCTGACCGGCGGCGGCAACGACTTCCTGCAAGGCCTGGTGAACAGCCCGACCGACGCCGTGGCCGCCGGTGCCCGCCTGGCTGCCAGCGCCCAGGCTCTTCAGCAGGGTGGCGCCCGCTACATCATGGTCTGGCTGCTGCCCGACCTCGGCCAAACGCCCAACTTCAGCGGCACGCCACAACAAAACCCGCTGTCATTGCTGTCTGGCGCTTTCAACCAGTCGCTGCTCAGCCAACTGGGCCAGATCGATGCCGAGATCATCCCGCTGAACGTCCCCGTGCTGCTGAGCGAGGCACTGGCCAGCCCCAGCCAGTTCGGCCTGGCCGGCGACCAGAACCTGGTCGGCACCTGCTATAGCGGTGATAGCTGCGTGGAAAACCCGGTGTACGGTATCAATGGCACAACCCCAGACCCGACAAAACTGCTGTTCAACGACTCGGTACACCCGACCATCGCTGGCCAGCAACTGATTGCCGACTATGCCTATTCGATCATCTCCGCCCCCTGGGAGCTTACGCTGCTCCCGGAAATGGCCCACGCCAGCCTGCGCGCCCACCAGGACGAACTGCGCAACCAATGGCAGACACCTTGGCAGGCAGTAGGCCAGTGGCAGGCCTTCGTCGCCGCCGGTGCCCAGGATCTGGACTTCGATGGCCAGCGCAGCGCAGCCAGCGGCGATGGCCGCGGCTATAACCTGACACTGGGCGGCAGCTACCGTTTGAACGACGCCTGGCGCCTGGGCCTGGCTGGCGGCGCGTACCGGCAAAAGCTGGAGGCCGGCGCCAATGATTCGGACTACAAACTGAACAGCTACCTGGCCAGCGCCTTCGCCCAGTACCGCCAGGACCGCTGGTGGGCCGATGCTGCGCTGACCGCCGGGCACCTGGACTACAGCGACCTCAAGCGCACATTTGCCCTTGGCGTGAACGAGCGCAGCGAAAAGGGCGACACCGACGGCGAGGCCTGGGCAATGTCCGGGCGGCTGGGCTACAACCTGGCGGCAGACAGCAGCAATTGGCAGCTGGCGCCATTCATCAGTGCCGACTATGCACGAGTGAAAGTGGATGGCTACGACGAGAAGAGCGGGCGCTCGACAGCACTGGGCTTCGACGACCAGGAACGCACGTCACGCCGCTTGGGCCTGGGGTTGCTGGGCAGTGTGCAGGTGCTGCCAGGTACCCGGCTGTTCGCCGAGGTGGCACAGGAGCATGAATTCGAGGATGACCAGCAGGATGTGACGATGCACCTGACCAGCTTGCCCGCCAATGACTTCACCCTCACCGGTTATACGCCGCACAGCGACCTGACCCGGGCGAGCCTGGGGGTGAGCCATGAAGTGGTCGCAGGGGTGCATTTGCGCGGGAACTACAACTGGCGCAAGAGTGATGAGTTGACGCAGCAGGGGGTGAGCCTGGGGGTAAGCGTGGACTTTTGA
- the trpE gene encoding anthranilate synthase component I, protein MNREEFLRLAAAGYNRIPLACETLADFDTPLSIYLKLADQPNSYLLESVQGGEKWGRYSMIGLPSRTVMRVHGYHVSILQDGIEVESHDVEDPLAFVETFKDRYKVADIPGLPRFNGGLVGYFGYDCVRYVEKRLGASPNPDPLGVPDILLMVSDAVVVFDNLAGKMHAIVLVDPAEEQAFEQGQARLQGLLETLRQPITPRRGLDLSGPQAAEPEFRSSYTRDDYENAVGRIKEYILAGDCMQVVPSQRMSIDFKAAPIDLYRALRCFNPTPYMYFFNFGDFHVVGSSPEVLVRVEDNLVTVRPIAGTRPRGATEEADRALEDDLLSDDKEIAEHLMLIDLGRNDVGRVSATGSVRLTEKMVIERYSNVMHIVSNVTGQLREGLTAMDALRAILPAGTLSGAPKIRAMEIIDELEPVKRGVYGGAVGYFAWNGNMDTAIAIRTAVIKDGELHVQAGGGIVADSVPALEWEETINKRRAMFRAVALAEQTLAK, encoded by the coding sequence ATGAACCGCGAAGAATTCCTGCGCCTGGCCGCTGCCGGCTACAACCGCATTCCACTGGCCTGCGAAACCCTGGCCGACTTCGACACGCCGCTGTCGATTTACCTGAAACTGGCTGACCAGCCCAACTCGTACTTGCTCGAATCGGTGCAGGGCGGCGAGAAATGGGGCCGTTACTCCATGATCGGCCTGCCGTCGCGCACGGTGATGCGTGTGCACGGCTACCATGTCAGCATCCTGCAAGATGGCATCGAGGTGGAAAGCCATGATGTCGAAGACCCGCTGGCGTTCGTTGAAACCTTCAAGGACCGCTACAAGGTTGCCGACATCCCCGGCCTGCCGCGCTTCAATGGCGGCCTGGTAGGCTACTTCGGCTACGACTGCGTGCGCTATGTGGAAAAGCGCCTGGGCGCCAGCCCCAACCCGGACCCGCTGGGGGTGCCGGATATCCTGCTGATGGTGTCCGACGCGGTGGTGGTGTTCGACAACCTGGCGGGCAAGATGCACGCCATCGTGCTGGTCGACCCGGCTGAAGAGCAGGCCTTCGAACAGGGCCAGGCACGCCTGCAGGGCCTGCTGGAAACCCTGCGTCAGCCAATCACCCCGCGCCGTGGCCTGGACCTGAGCGGCCCGCAGGCTGCCGAGCCGGAATTCCGCTCCAGCTATACCCGCGACGACTACGAGAACGCGGTCGGCCGTATCAAGGAGTACATCCTGGCCGGTGACTGCATGCAGGTGGTGCCGTCGCAGCGCATGTCGATCGACTTCAAGGCTGCACCTATCGACCTGTACCGCGCGCTGCGCTGCTTCAACCCGACGCCGTACATGTACTTCTTCAACTTTGGCGACTTCCATGTGGTTGGCAGCTCGCCCGAGGTGCTGGTACGGGTCGAGGACAACCTGGTCACTGTGCGCCCGATTGCCGGTACCCGCCCGCGTGGCGCGACCGAAGAAGCCGACCGCGCGCTGGAAGACGACCTGCTGTCGGACGACAAGGAAATTGCCGAGCACCTGATGCTGATCGACCTGGGCCGCAACGACGTCGGCCGTGTGTCCGCGACCGGCAGCGTGCGCCTGACCGAGAAAATGGTGATCGAGCGTTATTCCAACGTGATGCACATTGTGTCCAACGTCACCGGCCAGCTGCGTGAAGGGCTGACGGCGATGGATGCACTGCGGGCGATCCTGCCGGCTGGCACCCTGTCGGGTGCGCCGAAGATTCGCGCGATGGAGATCATCGACGAGCTGGAGCCGGTCAAGCGTGGGGTTTACGGTGGTGCAGTCGGCTACTTTGCCTGGAACGGCAACATGGACACCGCGATTGCCATCCGTACTGCCGTGATCAAGGACGGTGAATTGCATGTGCAGGCCGGGGGCGGCATCGTTGCCGATTCGGTACCGGCGCTGGAGTGGGAAGAAACCATCAACAAGCGCCGGGCGATGTTCCGTGCGGTGGCGCTTGCAGAGCAGACGTTGGCTAAATAA
- a CDS encoding phosphoglycolate phosphatase: protein MSGFEQLFPGTLPRLVMFDLDGTLIDSVPDLAAAVDRMLLELGRPPAGLEAVRHWVGNGAQVLVRRALAGGIDHAAVDDALADQALALFMDAYAESHELTVVYPGVQDTLRWLRKQGVEMALITNKPERFVGPLLDQMKIGNYFRWIIGGDTLPQKKPDPAALLFVMQMASVTPQQSLFVGDSRSDVLAAKAAGVQCVGLTYGYNHGRPIHDESPNLVIDDLRALLPGCADPATGITLANLQASQDREPTVVVTGKFWMKVIKALARWRWRA from the coding sequence ATGAGTGGCTTCGAGCAGCTGTTCCCGGGGACGCTGCCCAGGCTGGTGATGTTCGATCTGGACGGTACCCTGATCGACTCCGTGCCAGACCTGGCTGCCGCCGTGGACCGCATGCTGCTCGAACTGGGGCGCCCGCCCGCAGGCCTTGAGGCAGTACGCCACTGGGTCGGTAACGGCGCCCAGGTGCTGGTGCGCCGGGCCCTGGCGGGTGGCATTGACCACGCCGCCGTGGACGATGCGCTGGCCGACCAGGCGCTGGCGCTGTTCATGGACGCCTATGCTGAAAGCCATGAGCTGACCGTGGTCTACCCCGGTGTGCAGGACACCCTGCGCTGGCTGCGCAAGCAGGGTGTGGAAATGGCGCTGATCACCAACAAGCCCGAACGCTTCGTCGGCCCGCTGCTGGACCAGATGAAAATCGGCAACTACTTCCGCTGGATCATTGGCGGCGACACCCTGCCGCAGAAAAAGCCCGACCCGGCGGCTTTGCTGTTTGTCATGCAGATGGCCAGCGTTACCCCGCAGCAGTCGCTGTTTGTCGGTGATTCGCGCAGTGACGTGCTGGCGGCCAAGGCGGCTGGCGTGCAGTGCGTGGGGCTGACCTACGGCTACAACCATGGCCGGCCGATACACGACGAATCCCCCAACCTGGTGATCGACGACCTGCGCGCTTTGCTGCCCGGTTGCGCAGACCCGGCCACTGGGATAACGTTGGCCAACCTTCAAGCCTCACAAGACAGAGAGCCCACCGTGGTGGTTACTGGCAAATTCTGGATGAAAGTCATCAAGGCCCTGGCCCGTTGGCGTTGGCGCGCCTGA
- the rpe gene encoding ribulose-phosphate 3-epimerase, giving the protein MQPYAIAPSILSADFARLGEDVDKVLAAGADIVHFDVMDNHYVPNLTIGPMVCTALRKYGVTAPIDVHLMVSPVDRIIGDFIEAGATYITFHPEASQHVDRSLQLIKDGGCKAGLVFNPATSLDALKYVMDKIDMVLLMSVNPGFGGQKFIPGTLDKLREARALIDASGRDIRLEIDGGVNVNNIREIAAAGADTFVAGSAIFNAPDYQEVIAKMRAELAQARP; this is encoded by the coding sequence ATGCAGCCCTACGCTATTGCCCCCTCCATCCTCTCCGCCGATTTCGCCCGCCTGGGTGAGGACGTCGACAAGGTATTGGCTGCGGGTGCCGACATCGTCCACTTCGATGTCATGGATAACCACTACGTTCCCAACCTGACCATTGGCCCGATGGTCTGCACCGCTCTGCGCAAGTACGGTGTTACCGCGCCGATCGACGTGCACCTGATGGTCAGCCCGGTCGACCGCATCATCGGTGACTTCATCGAAGCCGGCGCCACCTATATCACCTTCCACCCGGAAGCCTCGCAGCACGTCGACCGTTCGCTGCAACTGATCAAGGACGGCGGCTGCAAGGCCGGCCTGGTGTTCAACCCGGCCACCAGCCTGGACGCCTTGAAGTACGTGATGGACAAGATCGACATGGTGCTGCTGATGAGCGTCAACCCAGGCTTTGGCGGGCAGAAGTTCATCCCTGGCACCCTCGACAAACTGCGTGAGGCGCGTGCGCTGATCGACGCCAGTGGCCGCGATATCCGCCTGGAAATCGACGGTGGCGTCAACGTCAACAACATCCGCGAGATCGCTGCCGCTGGCGCCGACACCTTCGTGGCCGGTTCGGCGATTTTCAACGCACCGGACTATCAGGAAGTCATCGCCAAGATGCGCGCCGAGCTGGCTCAGGCCCGCCCATGA
- a CDS encoding IS110 family transposase, producing the protein MAMQAGKLIVGADVAKAELVIHHDDRDEIIKVKNTKPEIEKWLKQQPLNTAIAVEATNVYHLDLVELAHSLGFEVYVIDGFQLSNYRKSVGVRVKTDPSDARLLSRFLKNEGEDLRPWTPPPAVYGKLQSLLRRRAALVTARTAMTQSWANEALLKAAFQTFVKSIDRLDLLIQKKIKEVLREAGLHEQVARCQAVEGIGFLTATALVMAFMRGEFKSSDSYIAFLGMDLRVIDSGQKNGRRRLTKRGCSEIRRLLHNAAMSASRTATWKGIYEQHRNAGKATTQALVILARKLARVAFALMKNQDEYVSKGGKPAC; encoded by the coding sequence GTGGCAATGCAGGCTGGCAAATTGATCGTGGGTGCGGATGTCGCGAAAGCAGAGTTAGTGATTCATCACGATGATCGCGATGAGATCATCAAGGTGAAAAATACCAAACCGGAAATCGAGAAATGGCTGAAGCAACAGCCTCTCAACACGGCAATTGCTGTTGAGGCGACCAATGTTTACCACCTGGACTTGGTTGAGCTGGCCCATAGCCTGGGTTTCGAGGTCTATGTCATTGATGGGTTCCAACTGAGCAACTACCGCAAAAGCGTGGGTGTGCGGGTAAAAACGGACCCCTCTGATGCTCGGTTGTTATCCCGATTTTTGAAAAACGAGGGGGAAGACCTCCGCCCTTGGACTCCCCCTCCCGCCGTCTACGGCAAGCTTCAGAGCCTTCTGCGACGCCGAGCGGCCTTGGTGACTGCCCGCACGGCGATGACTCAGAGCTGGGCTAATGAAGCCCTCTTGAAAGCCGCCTTCCAAACCTTTGTAAAATCGATAGACCGGCTGGATTTGTTGATCCAAAAGAAAATTAAAGAAGTGCTGCGCGAAGCTGGGCTGCACGAGCAAGTTGCTCGCTGCCAAGCGGTAGAGGGCATTGGGTTTCTCACCGCCACTGCCTTGGTAATGGCCTTTATGCGGGGCGAGTTCAAGAGCAGTGATTCGTACATTGCATTCCTGGGAATGGATCTACGAGTGATTGATTCTGGGCAGAAGAATGGACGTCGCCGCCTGACCAAGCGAGGCTGCTCAGAAATCCGTCGTCTGTTGCATAACGCGGCGATGTCAGCCAGCCGGACGGCCACTTGGAAAGGGATCTACGAACAACATCGCAATGCGGGTAAAGCAACAACCCAGGCGTTGGTAATCCTGGCCAGAAAGCTTGCGCGAGTGGCATTCGCCCTGATGAAGAATCAGGACGAATATGTCTCCAAAGGTGGGAAACCGGCTTGCTGA
- a CDS encoding ABC transporter permease, with protein MLSPYMSPVERVWFYSLRILCGLVLLFLILPVLVIVPLSFNSGSFLVYPLQGFSLQWYQDFFGSAEWMRALKNSIIVAPAATVLAMVFGTLAAIGLTRGDFPGKSLVMALVISPMVVPVVIIGVASYLFFAPLGMGNSFTSLILVHAVLGVPFVIITVSATLQGFNYNLVRAAASLGASPLLAFRRVTLPLIAPGVISGALFAFATSFDEVVVTLFLAGPEQATLPRQMFSGIRENLSPTIAAAATLLIAFSVVLLLTLEWLRGRSEKLRTQQPA; from the coding sequence ATGCTGAGCCCATACATGTCGCCCGTGGAGCGGGTCTGGTTCTACAGCCTGCGCATTCTTTGCGGCCTGGTTCTGCTGTTCCTGATCTTGCCGGTGCTGGTGATCGTGCCGCTGTCGTTCAACAGTGGCAGCTTCCTGGTGTACCCGCTGCAGGGCTTTTCGCTGCAGTGGTACCAGGACTTCTTCGGCTCGGCCGAGTGGATGCGGGCGCTGAAAAACAGCATCATCGTCGCCCCGGCGGCCACGGTATTGGCCATGGTGTTCGGCACCCTGGCGGCCATTGGCCTGACCCGTGGCGATTTTCCCGGCAAGTCGCTGGTGATGGCGCTGGTGATTTCACCGATGGTGGTGCCGGTGGTGATCATCGGTGTGGCCAGCTACCTGTTCTTCGCTCCGCTGGGGATGGGTAACAGCTTCACCTCGTTGATTCTGGTGCATGCGGTGCTGGGTGTGCCGTTCGTCATCATTACCGTGTCGGCAACCTTGCAGGGTTTCAACTACAACCTGGTGCGGGCGGCAGCCAGCCTGGGTGCGTCGCCGTTGCTGGCCTTCCGTCGGGTGACCTTGCCGCTGATTGCGCCCGGGGTGATCTCGGGGGCGCTGTTCGCCTTTGCGACGTCGTTTGACGAGGTGGTGGTGACGCTGTTCCTGGCCGGGCCGGAGCAGGCGACCCTGCCGAGACAGATGTTCAGCGGTATCCGCGAAAACCTGAGCCCGACCATTGCTGCGGCGGCGACTTTGCTGATTGCCTTCTCGGTAGTGCTGCTGCTGACCCTGGAGTGGTTGCGTGGGCGTAGCGAGAAGCTGAGAACCCAGCAACCGGCCTGA
- a CDS encoding ABC transporter permease, giving the protein MAIAVPLNEGAGPSLKQRLKHAERVNRWKAQALIAPLALFLLLVFLVPIAALLYKSVGNPEVVAGLPRTVDIITQWDGKSLPGEDVYKALSQDLAESRKNQTLGDLSKRLNMELAGYRSLLTKTARALPFKAEPASYKDALQAVDERWGDPAYWQAIRRNTSTVTSFYLLASVDHRIDDLGELAKATPDQAIYLDIFARTLWMGVVITAICLVLAYPLAYLLANLPTRQSNLLMILVLLPFWTSILVRVAAWIVLLQSGGLINSALMAMGIIDQPLELVFNRTGVYISMVHILLPFMILPLYSVMKGISPSYMRAAISLGCHPFASFWRVYFPQTYAGVGAGCLLVFILAIGYYITPALLGSPNDQMVSYFVAFYTNTSINWGMATALGGLLLLATVLLYLIYSWLVGASRLRLS; this is encoded by the coding sequence ATGGCCATTGCAGTGCCCCTCAACGAAGGCGCAGGTCCAAGTCTCAAGCAGCGCCTGAAACACGCCGAGCGGGTCAACCGCTGGAAGGCGCAGGCGTTGATCGCGCCGCTGGCGCTGTTTCTTCTGCTGGTGTTTCTGGTGCCGATCGCGGCGCTGCTGTACAAGAGCGTCGGCAACCCGGAAGTGGTCGCCGGCCTCCCGCGCACGGTCGACATCATCACCCAGTGGGATGGCAAGAGCCTGCCCGGCGAGGATGTGTACAAGGCGCTGAGCCAGGACCTGGCCGAGTCGCGCAAGAACCAGACCCTTGGCGACCTTTCCAAGCGCCTGAACATGGAACTGGCCGGCTACCGCAGCTTGTTGACCAAGACCGCCCGCGCACTGCCATTCAAGGCAGAGCCTGCTTCTTATAAAGACGCCCTGCAGGCCGTCGACGAGCGTTGGGGCGACCCGGCCTACTGGCAGGCGATACGCCGCAATACCAGTACGGTGACCTCGTTCTACCTGCTGGCTTCTGTGGACCACCGCATCGACGACCTGGGCGAGTTGGCCAAGGCCACGCCGGACCAGGCCATTTACCTGGATATCTTTGCCCGCACCTTGTGGATGGGTGTGGTGATTACCGCCATCTGCCTGGTGCTGGCTTACCCGCTGGCCTACCTCTTGGCCAACCTGCCGACCCGGCAGAGCAACCTGCTGATGATTCTGGTGCTGCTGCCGTTCTGGACCTCGATCCTGGTGCGGGTGGCGGCGTGGATCGTGCTGCTGCAATCGGGTGGCCTGATCAACAGTGCACTGATGGCCATGGGCATCATCGACCAGCCGCTGGAACTGGTGTTCAACCGCACCGGTGTGTACATCTCCATGGTGCACATTCTGCTGCCGTTCATGATCCTGCCGCTGTACAGCGTGATGAAGGGCATTTCGCCCAGCTATATGCGTGCCGCGATCTCGCTGGGCTGCCACCCGTTCGCCAGCTTCTGGCGGGTGTACTTCCCGCAGACCTACGCCGGTGTTGGCGCGGGCTGCCTGCTGGTGTTCATCCTGGCCATCGGCTACTACATCACCCCGGCGCTGCTGGGTAGCCCGAACGACCAGATGGTCAGCTACTTCGTCGCCTTCTACACCAACACCAGCATCAACTGGGGCATGGCCACCGCACTGGGCGGGCTGTTGCTGCTGGCTACCGTGCTGTTGTACCTGATCTATAGCTGGCTGGTCGGCGCCAGCCGCCTGCGCCTGAGCTGA
- a CDS encoding ABC transporter substrate-binding protein, with amino-acid sequence MRKQLKLTALALGLFAAGQAMAADLTVISFGGANKAAQVKAFYEPWEKAGNGKIVAGEYNGEMAKVKAMVDTKSVSWNLVEVESPELARGCDEGMFEELDPALFGSEADYVPGAIQPCGVGFFVWSTVMAYNADKLKTAPTSWADFWDTKQFPGKRGLRKGAKYTMEFALMADGVAPKDVYKVLATKEGQDRAFKKLDELKPSIQWWEAGAQPPQFLASGDVVMSSAYNGRIAAVQKESNLKVVWNGGIYDFDAWAIPKGAKNVEEAKKFIAYSVKPEQQKIYSENIAYGPANAKAVSLLSEEVKKDMPTTPENIANQVQIDVAFWADNSEQLEQRFNAWAAKK; translated from the coding sequence ATGCGCAAGCAGTTGAAACTGACCGCCCTGGCCCTGGGGCTGTTCGCCGCTGGCCAGGCCATGGCCGCAGACCTCACCGTGATCTCGTTCGGGGGCGCCAACAAGGCTGCCCAGGTAAAGGCGTTCTACGAACCATGGGAGAAGGCGGGCAATGGCAAGATCGTCGCCGGTGAGTACAACGGCGAAATGGCCAAGGTGAAGGCGATGGTCGACACCAAGAGCGTCTCGTGGAACCTGGTAGAGGTTGAGTCGCCAGAGCTGGCGCGCGGGTGCGATGAGGGCATGTTCGAAGAGCTCGACCCAGCCCTGTTCGGCAGCGAGGCCGATTACGTGCCGGGTGCCATCCAGCCTTGCGGCGTGGGCTTCTTCGTCTGGTCCACGGTCATGGCCTACAACGCCGACAAGCTCAAGACTGCACCTACCAGCTGGGCCGATTTCTGGGACACCAAGCAGTTCCCGGGCAAGCGTGGCCTGCGCAAAGGTGCCAAGTACACGATGGAATTCGCACTGATGGCCGATGGCGTTGCGCCCAAGGACGTCTACAAAGTGCTGGCAACCAAAGAAGGTCAGGACCGCGCCTTCAAGAAACTCGATGAGCTCAAGCCCAGTATCCAGTGGTGGGAAGCGGGTGCACAGCCGCCACAGTTCCTGGCCTCTGGCGACGTGGTTATGAGTTCTGCCTACAACGGCCGTATTGCCGCTGTGCAGAAAGAGAGCAACCTCAAGGTGGTGTGGAACGGCGGTATCTACGACTTTGACGCCTGGGCGATCCCTAAAGGTGCCAAGAACGTCGAAGAGGCGAAGAAGTTCATCGCCTACAGCGTCAAGCCCGAGCAGCAGAAGATCTACTCCGAGAACATCGCCTATGGCCCGGCCAACGCCAAGGCCGTGAGCCTGCTGTCGGAGGAGGTGAAGAAGGACATGCCGACCACCCCTGAGAACATCGCCAACCAGGTGCAGATCGACGTGGCCTTCTGGGCTGACAACAGCGAGCAGCTGGAGCAACGCTTCAACGCCTGGGCGGCGAAGAAGTAA
- a CDS encoding ABC transporter ATP-binding protein has protein sequence MSEAKSNAATSETLVSFRGVQKSYDGESLIVKDLNLDIRKGEFLTLLGPSGSGKTTSLMMLAGFETPTAGEIQLAGRSINNVPPHKRDIGMVFQNYALFPHMTVAENLAFPLTVRNLSKTDVSERVKRVLNMVQLDTFAKRYPGQLSGGQQQRVALARALVFEPQLVLMDEPLGALDKQLREHMQMEIKHIHQRLGVTVVYVTHDQGEALTMSDRVAVFHQGEIQQIADPRTLYEEPCNTFVANFIGENNRINGTLLASDGKRCQVQLPRGERVEALAVNVGQAGEPVTLSIRPERVRLNGHSESCVNRFSGRVAEFIYLGDHVRVRLEVCGKADFFVKQPIAELDPALAVGDVVPLGWEVEHARALDPIAEAH, from the coding sequence ATGAGCGAGGCGAAGTCGAACGCTGCAACCAGCGAAACGCTGGTCAGCTTCCGTGGTGTGCAGAAGAGCTACGACGGCGAGTCGCTGATCGTCAAAGACCTCAACCTGGACATCCGCAAGGGCGAGTTCCTCACGCTGCTTGGCCCATCCGGCTCGGGCAAGACCACCAGCCTGATGATGCTGGCCGGCTTCGAAACCCCTACTGCCGGTGAAATTCAGTTGGCCGGGCGTTCGATCAACAACGTGCCGCCGCACAAGCGCGACATCGGCATGGTGTTCCAGAACTACGCGCTGTTCCCGCACATGACCGTGGCCGAGAACCTGGCCTTTCCGCTGACCGTGCGCAACCTGAGCAAGACCGACGTCAGCGAGCGGGTCAAACGCGTGCTGAACATGGTCCAGCTCGATACTTTCGCCAAGCGCTACCCCGGCCAGCTTTCCGGTGGCCAGCAGCAGCGGGTGGCCCTGGCCCGTGCACTGGTGTTCGAGCCGCAGCTGGTGCTGATGGACGAACCGCTCGGCGCGCTGGACAAGCAGCTGCGTGAACACATGCAGATGGAGATCAAGCACATCCACCAGCGCCTTGGCGTGACCGTGGTGTACGTGACCCACGATCAGGGCGAAGCGCTGACCATGTCCGACCGCGTGGCGGTGTTCCACCAGGGCGAGATCCAGCAGATCGCCGACCCGCGCACGCTGTACGAAGAACCCTGCAATACCTTCGTCGCCAACTTTATCGGTGAGAACAACCGTATCAACGGCACCCTGCTTGCCAGCGACGGCAAGCGCTGCCAGGTGCAGTTGCCGCGCGGCGAACGGGTCGAGGCGCTGGCGGTGAACGTCGGCCAGGCCGGCGAGCCGGTAACCCTGTCTATCCGCCCGGAACGTGTGCGCCTGAATGGCCACAGCGAAAGCTGCGTCAACCGCTTCTCTGGCCGGGTGGCCGAATTCATTTACCTGGGCGACCACGTGCGGGTGCGCCTGGAAGTTTGCGGCAAGGCCGATTTCTTCGTGAAACAGCCGATTGCCGAGCTCGACCCGGCCCTGGCCGTGGGCGATGTGGTACCGCTGGGCTGGGAGGTGGAGCACGCCCGCGCGCTCGATCCGATTGCCGAAGCCCATTGA
- a CDS encoding response regulator transcription factor gives MVIRVLVAEDHTIVREGIKQLIGLAKDMQVVGEAGNGEQLLETLRHTPCEVVLLDISMPGVNGLEAIPRIRALHDAPAILMLSMHDEAQMAARALKAGAAGYATKDSDPALLLTAIRRVAGGGRYIDPSLADRMVFEVGLTESRPLHTLLSEREFSVFERLAQGANVNDIAQQLALSSKTISTHKARLMQKLKVNSLAELVKYAMEHKLV, from the coding sequence ATCGTGATTCGAGTACTGGTGGCCGAAGACCACACCATTGTCCGTGAAGGTATCAAGCAGTTGATTGGCTTGGCCAAGGACATGCAGGTGGTGGGGGAGGCCGGGAATGGCGAGCAACTGCTGGAAACCCTGCGCCACACGCCGTGCGAAGTGGTGCTGCTGGATATCTCGATGCCAGGTGTGAATGGCCTGGAGGCGATCCCGCGGATCCGTGCGTTGCACGATGCCCCGGCAATTCTGATGCTGTCGATGCACGACGAGGCACAGATGGCAGCGCGGGCGCTGAAGGCTGGGGCGGCGGGTTACGCCACCAAGGACAGTGACCCGGCGCTGCTACTGACGGCGATTCGCCGGGTGGCAGGTGGCGGGCGTTATATCGACCCATCGCTGGCCGACCGCATGGTGTTCGAAGTGGGCCTGACTGAGTCCCGGCCATTGCACACGCTGCTGTCGGAGCGGGAGTTTTCGGTGTTCGAGCGCCTGGCCCAGGGGGCCAACGTCAACGACATTGCCCAGCAGCTGGCGCTGTCGAGCAAAACCATCAGCACCCACAAGGCGCGCTTGATGCAAAAGCTGAAAGTGAACTCGCTGGCGGAGCTGGTGAAGTACGCCATGGAGCACAAGCTGGTCTGA